One stretch of Pigmentiphaga aceris DNA includes these proteins:
- a CDS encoding EscE/YscE/SsaE family type III secretion system needle protein co-chaperone: MSAPLSLTDLEQQLAGPDGPALRQDLLARLAQLETNLRQAIARGLSREKFLDAQAAADAARAAYEVLSARVVVDAPAARPPASLFSR, translated from the coding sequence ATGTCAGCACCGCTTTCTTTGACCGATCTGGAACAACAGCTTGCCGGACCCGACGGCCCGGCGTTGCGCCAAGACCTGCTGGCACGTCTTGCACAGTTGGAAACCAACCTGCGCCAGGCGATTGCACGCGGCCTGTCCCGGGAAAAATTTTTAGATGCGCAGGCTGCAGCCGATGCGGCCCGGGCTGCGTATGAAGTACTGAGCGCGCGCGTCGTGGTCGACGCGCCTGCTGCCCGCCCACCTGCTTCCCTTTTTTCACGCTAG
- a CDS encoding aldolase has translation MNEAAARDEICRVGRSLFDRGYVHATAGNISVRLVDGSFLITPTDACMGLLEPARIAHVAADGTQLSGDRASKTLALHRQIYGADADARCVIHTHSTHLVALTLKGVWRDTDIVPPITPYFVMKVGHVPLIPYHRPGDPAAAQIVAQTITAALAAGTPIRAVMLDRLGPNVWQDTPAAAMATLEELEETARLWLLTQPAPLSESQIDELRSTFGARW, from the coding sequence ATGAATGAGGCAGCTGCCCGCGATGAAATCTGCCGCGTGGGGCGTTCGCTGTTCGATCGTGGATATGTCCACGCCACAGCCGGCAACATCAGTGTGCGCCTGGTCGATGGCAGCTTCCTGATCACGCCCACTGACGCGTGCATGGGGCTGCTGGAACCGGCACGCATTGCGCATGTGGCTGCCGACGGCACCCAGCTGAGCGGCGATCGCGCCAGCAAGACGCTGGCCCTGCACCGCCAGATCTACGGTGCCGACGCGGATGCGCGCTGCGTGATCCATACCCACAGCACGCACCTGGTTGCGCTCACGCTCAAGGGCGTCTGGCGCGACACCGACATCGTGCCGCCCATCACGCCGTACTTCGTGATGAAGGTGGGGCATGTGCCGCTGATTCCGTACCACCGTCCAGGTGATCCGGCGGCCGCGCAAATTGTGGCGCAGACCATCACCGCTGCGCTTGCGGCCGGCACGCCGATTCGTGCCGTGATGCTCGATCGCCTCGGCCCCAACGTGTGGCAAGACACACCAGCCGCCGCCATGGCCACGCTGGAAGAGCTGGAGGAGACCGCGCGCCTGTGGTTGTTGACCCAGCCCGCGCCGTTGTCCGAGTCGCAGATCGACGAACTGCGCAGCACCTTTGGTGCGCGCTGGTGA
- the denD gene encoding D-erythronate dehydrogenase, which yields MKLLITGGAGFLGARLARTLLARNTLAGQTISTLVLADLFPPPADLAADPRVQARTGALLDQAADLGKEGFDGVFHLASAVSAECETDFDLGLRSNLDTTRALLDALRAQTTAGGKAARLVFASSVAVFGSDAALALPEVVRDNTLPTPQSSYGIHKFICEQLVADYTRKGFIDGRTARLMTVSVRPGRPNGAASSFLSGIIREPLAGVESVCPVSADTRVALSSPASTIEGLIAVFEASREDFGGRTALNLPAITVSVQEMLDALAAEGGADAVARVRFEANPAIAAIVGAWPARFEAGRSLKLGLKPDNDFRSIVRQYMTDNPQAVKG from the coding sequence ATGAAGTTGCTGATCACCGGCGGTGCCGGTTTCCTGGGAGCGCGTCTGGCGCGCACGCTGCTGGCCCGCAATACGCTGGCCGGACAGACGATCTCCACGCTGGTGCTGGCTGACCTGTTCCCGCCGCCGGCCGACCTGGCTGCCGACCCGCGCGTGCAAGCGCGTACCGGTGCGCTGTTGGATCAGGCCGCCGATCTGGGCAAGGAAGGGTTCGACGGCGTGTTTCACCTGGCGTCGGCCGTCTCGGCCGAATGCGAAACCGACTTCGATCTGGGCCTGCGTTCCAATCTGGATACCACGCGTGCCTTGCTCGACGCCTTGCGTGCGCAAACCACGGCAGGCGGCAAGGCCGCACGCCTGGTGTTCGCAAGCTCGGTGGCCGTGTTCGGCAGCGATGCTGCCTTGGCTTTGCCGGAAGTGGTGCGTGACAACACGCTGCCCACGCCGCAATCGTCCTACGGCATTCACAAGTTCATTTGCGAACAGCTGGTGGCCGATTACACCCGCAAGGGCTTCATCGACGGCCGCACGGCACGTCTGATGACGGTGTCGGTGCGTCCGGGTCGTCCGAACGGTGCTGCGTCCAGCTTCCTGTCGGGCATCATCCGCGAGCCGCTGGCTGGTGTGGAATCGGTGTGCCCGGTATCGGCCGACACGCGCGTGGCGCTGTCGTCGCCGGCATCGACCATCGAAGGCCTGATCGCGGTGTTCGAAGCATCGCGCGAAGACTTCGGTGGCCGCACGGCACTGAACCTGCCGGCCATTACGGTCAGCGTGCAGGAAATGCTGGATGCGCTGGCTGCTGAAGGCGGCGCGGACGCCGTGGCACGGGTGCGCTTCGAGGCCAACCCGGCAATCGCCGCGATTGTCGGCGCATGGCCGGCGCGCTTCGAGGCTGGCCGCAGCCTGAAGCTGGGCTTGAAGCCCGACAACGATTTCCGCAGCATCGTGCGTCAGTACATGACGGACAATCCGCAGGCGGTGAAGGGCTGA
- a CDS encoding EscF/YscF/HrpA family type III secretion system needle major subunit: MALNGLTGSAGLNFNNVNNTVYEGIRTQETKLQSTIATLGAAADGNISQADMLMMQQQVQQWSMMIEIQSTITKQIGDSLKGVIQKAS, from the coding sequence ATGGCATTGAACGGACTTACCGGCTCCGCCGGACTCAACTTCAACAACGTCAACAACACCGTCTACGAAGGTATCCGCACGCAGGAAACCAAGCTGCAAAGCACCATCGCCACCCTGGGTGCCGCTGCTGACGGCAACATCTCGCAAGCCGACATGCTGATGATGCAGCAGCAGGTTCAGCAGTGGTCGATGATGATCGAAATCCAGAGCACGATCACCAAGCAGATCGGTGACTCGCTGAAGGGTGTGATTCAGAAGGCAAGCTGA
- a CDS encoding type III secretion system chaperone, whose translation MDISSLIALFGEQAGTPLALNQGGTLALAFDNDLTVNLEHDASQDVLHLYVIVGQEPADYDARPAFYRELLVANVFGHDTGGASLGIDDVSGEVLLTLRLPLVSAEVGTLRDAVQSVVETANAWRERLAAPTRAVPAAANAPYISTMASFDFRA comes from the coding sequence ATGGATATTTCCAGCCTTATTGCCTTGTTCGGCGAACAAGCCGGCACCCCGCTTGCCTTGAACCAGGGCGGCACGCTGGCGCTCGCCTTCGACAACGACCTGACGGTCAACCTGGAACACGACGCGTCGCAAGACGTGCTGCACTTGTATGTGATCGTGGGTCAGGAACCGGCTGATTACGATGCGCGTCCGGCGTTCTACCGTGAATTGCTGGTTGCCAACGTCTTCGGCCATGACACGGGCGGTGCCTCGCTGGGCATCGATGACGTCAGCGGCGAAGTGTTGTTGACCCTGCGCCTGCCTTTGGTCAGTGCAGAAGTCGGCACCCTGCGCGACGCGGTGCAATCCGTGGTTGAAACCGCAAACGCCTGGCGTGAGCGCCTGGCCGCACCGACCCGTGCGGTGCCTGCCGCGGCAAATGCCCCCTACATCAGCACGATGGCGAGTTTCGACTTCCGCGCCTGA
- a CDS encoding helix-turn-helix transcriptional regulator: MSAVAAATAATTRYTLADFEHFGRHSQVHYRLPRLKADSRRPESVCIAEGRVTEHTIARGATLLVSDILVRHDYESSAQAAPHLACIVLLNGRARLQMGQHDDLTLSARGGVQTASGEPVRMGAMHHAGQRLRSINVAVYHPDLLGDDELAERVERAMRGSRLRHWSVPDHLIASIENLLTEPWQGTLHGLLRDGVGMQLLAHALANTDDDMAARPTALSVRDGRLLERVRACLHAAPGEDHRLEDLAKLACMSPSTLRAKFRAHFGCSVFDWLRGRRLDVARERLAQGWTVQQAAHYVGYRHATNFATAFRSRHGMPPSHVGVSHSPIAFADT; this comes from the coding sequence TTGTCTGCTGTCGCTGCTGCCACCGCTGCCACCACCAGGTACACCCTTGCGGATTTCGAGCACTTCGGGCGTCACAGCCAGGTGCACTATCGCCTGCCTCGGCTGAAGGCAGATAGCAGGCGTCCGGAATCCGTCTGCATTGCCGAAGGGCGGGTCACCGAACACACGATCGCGCGCGGCGCAACGCTGCTGGTGTCAGACATTCTGGTCCGCCACGATTACGAATCCAGCGCACAAGCCGCCCCCCATCTTGCCTGTATCGTGCTGTTGAACGGCCGTGCGCGTTTGCAGATGGGACAGCACGACGACCTGACACTGTCGGCCCGTGGCGGCGTGCAGACCGCCAGCGGCGAGCCGGTTCGCATGGGTGCCATGCATCATGCGGGTCAGCGGCTGCGCAGCATCAACGTGGCGGTCTACCATCCCGATCTGTTGGGTGACGACGAGCTGGCCGAGCGTGTCGAGCGAGCCATGCGCGGATCGCGCCTGCGCCATTGGAGCGTGCCCGATCACCTGATCGCCAGCATCGAAAACCTGTTGACCGAACCTTGGCAGGGCACGCTGCACGGTCTGTTGCGTGACGGGGTCGGCATGCAACTGTTGGCCCATGCATTGGCCAACACTGATGACGACATGGCGGCGCGACCCACCGCCTTGTCGGTCCGGGATGGCCGGCTGCTGGAACGTGTTCGTGCCTGCCTGCATGCCGCGCCAGGAGAAGACCACCGTCTGGAAGACCTGGCCAAGCTGGCCTGCATGAGTCCCAGCACATTGCGCGCGAAGTTTCGCGCTCACTTCGGGTGTTCGGTATTCGATTGGCTGCGCGGTCGCCGCCTGGACGTGGCGCGTGAACGTCTGGCGCAAGGCTGGACGGTTCAGCAGGCTGCGCACTACGTGGGTTACCGGCACGCCACCAATTTCGCCACGGCATTTCGGTCGCGGCACGGCATGCCGCCCAGTCATGTCGGCGTTTCGCATAGCCCGATTGCGTTTGCCGATACATAG
- the fauA gene encoding TonB-dependent alcaligin siderophore receptor FauA has product MNTSLRASHARFALRPLVRAVYATLLAGAAQGTALAQEANTNSAAQLSTVTVTGVAAPGVTEHTQSYTTEAMATATGLPLSIRETPQSVSVVTRQRIEDQGLRTTGDVLDAAPGISSTRNDANRLSFSARGFSIDNYQFDGLTLPVLSPWAFGESNLDTAIYDRVEVVRGATGLMTGAGNPSAAINFVRKQPLREFAASGQLSVGSWNYKRLEADVSTPLTESGNVRARMVAAYSDVGSHMALLDTHNKTLYGVVSADLGPNTDFSGGLIYQRSVNDGFGSGFPLFYTDGTRTNFDRSASNNAGWAKADTETRTVFLDLNHRLENRWNARFAYSHSETDMFMRHLYRSGFVDRQTGAMTNRASAPLYDGDLSRDALHATLSGPVGLFGRQHELSFGWMSVDDDLDLPSYPALSTPVIGSYFNWRADQVAAPGWSDTPTQGDTTRNRQTGTYAVGRFSLADPLHLIVGARVSNWKTSQNYFGTSREYRYRNEVTPYAGLVYDIDRQHTAYASYTEIFKPQNARTPDGDILDPITGKSYELGIKGSYLDNRINASAAIFQTRQNNLAEALPGVQVVNVPGSQAFRAVSGAKVEGFDLEVGGELARGWNVAASYTSFTAKDALGAPINTSHPRSLVKLYTTYRMPGALENLTVGGGVRWQSRMYQTVTAPANQRVRVEQSAYALVDLMARYQFTPKVSASLNLNNVFDKKYYSQIGMYTQGWYGAPRNVMLNLRMQY; this is encoded by the coding sequence ATGAACACGTCCTTGCGCGCCAGCCACGCGCGTTTCGCTTTGCGGCCGCTGGTTCGTGCCGTCTACGCCACCTTGCTTGCCGGTGCTGCCCAAGGCACTGCCCTGGCCCAAGAAGCCAACACCAACAGTGCTGCCCAGCTTTCCACGGTAACGGTGACTGGCGTGGCTGCCCCTGGCGTCACCGAGCACACCCAGTCATACACCACCGAAGCAATGGCGACTGCCACCGGCTTGCCTTTGTCGATCCGTGAGACGCCCCAGTCGGTCAGTGTCGTGACACGCCAGCGTATTGAGGATCAGGGCTTGCGCACCACGGGTGATGTGCTCGACGCAGCGCCTGGCATATCTTCAACCCGCAACGACGCCAACCGCCTGTCGTTTTCGGCGCGGGGATTCTCGATCGACAACTACCAGTTCGACGGGCTGACCTTGCCGGTGCTGTCGCCCTGGGCGTTCGGCGAAAGCAATCTCGACACGGCCATTTACGACCGCGTGGAAGTCGTCCGTGGCGCAACCGGATTGATGACCGGGGCAGGCAATCCGTCTGCCGCCATCAACTTCGTGCGCAAGCAACCGTTGCGTGAATTTGCGGCCTCGGGGCAGCTGTCTGTCGGTAGCTGGAATTACAAGCGGCTGGAAGCCGATGTGTCCACGCCGCTGACCGAAAGCGGCAACGTGCGGGCACGCATGGTGGCTGCCTATTCGGACGTCGGCAGCCACATGGCGCTGCTCGATACGCACAACAAAACCCTGTACGGCGTGGTCAGCGCCGATCTTGGCCCCAACACCGATTTCTCGGGTGGCCTGATCTATCAACGATCGGTCAACGACGGTTTTGGCAGCGGCTTCCCGCTGTTCTATACCGATGGCACCCGCACCAATTTTGACCGCTCTGCATCGAACAACGCAGGCTGGGCGAAAGCTGACACTGAAACGCGCACGGTCTTCCTGGACCTCAATCACCGGTTGGAAAATCGTTGGAACGCACGCTTTGCCTACAGCCACAGCGAAACCGACATGTTCATGCGACACCTGTATCGCAGCGGTTTTGTCGACCGCCAGACGGGTGCCATGACCAATCGAGCCAGCGCACCGCTTTACGACGGTGACCTGAGCCGCGACGCCTTGCACGCAACCTTGTCCGGCCCGGTTGGCCTGTTCGGCCGTCAGCATGAACTGTCGTTTGGCTGGATGAGCGTGGACGACGACCTGGACCTGCCCAGCTACCCTGCGTTGAGCACCCCGGTGATCGGCAGCTACTTCAACTGGCGTGCTGACCAGGTGGCCGCACCGGGTTGGTCCGACACACCCACCCAGGGCGACACCACCCGAAATCGCCAGACCGGCACCTACGCAGTGGGCCGATTCTCGCTGGCCGATCCGCTGCACCTGATTGTGGGGGCACGCGTAAGCAACTGGAAGACCAGCCAGAACTACTTCGGCACCAGCCGGGAATACCGCTATCGCAACGAGGTCACGCCATACGCTGGGCTGGTCTACGACATTGATCGCCAACACACGGCCTACGCCAGCTACACCGAGATTTTCAAACCGCAGAATGCACGCACGCCCGATGGCGACATCCTCGATCCGATCACCGGCAAGAGTTATGAGCTGGGGATCAAGGGCAGCTATCTGGATAACCGAATAAACGCCTCGGCGGCGATTTTCCAGACTCGCCAGAACAATCTGGCAGAAGCCTTGCCGGGCGTGCAGGTAGTGAACGTGCCAGGCAGCCAAGCCTTCCGCGCGGTGTCAGGGGCCAAGGTCGAAGGCTTCGATCTGGAAGTGGGCGGCGAACTTGCCCGAGGCTGGAACGTGGCGGCAAGCTACACCAGCTTCACTGCCAAAGATGCGCTCGGTGCACCCATCAATACCTCGCACCCGCGCAGTCTGGTGAAGCTTTACACCACTTATCGGATGCCCGGTGCCCTGGAAAATCTGACGGTAGGCGGGGGCGTGCGCTGGCAGAGCCGCATGTACCAGACCGTGACCGCACCGGCCAACCAACGTGTGCGTGTCGAGCAGAGCGCCTATGCGCTGGTCGATCTGATGGCACGCTATCAGTTCACGCCCAAGGTGTCGGCCAGCCTGAACCTGAACAACGTGTTCGACAAGAAGTACTACTCGCAGATCGGGATGTACACGCAGGGCTGGTATGGCGCGCCGCGCAACGTGATGCTGAATCTGCGCATGCAGTATTGA
- a CDS encoding type III secretion system chaperone — MRIIADLGQALGMPSLAAHNNVCELAIDGRHRVQLIVVGSRRQLLMSCAVGPTAIEGRHAELMAQSNFMQAGGGVVLCTAPDGRAHVQLAVPFEHAGPSNLISALESLLSQIDIWDERLNRAETRGRPPGPPAFFMQPV; from the coding sequence ATGCGCATCATCGCCGACCTGGGGCAAGCGCTGGGGATGCCGAGCCTGGCGGCGCACAACAACGTCTGCGAGCTGGCCATCGACGGTCGCCATCGCGTGCAGCTGATCGTGGTCGGCAGCCGCCGGCAGTTGCTCATGTCTTGCGCAGTCGGCCCCACCGCCATCGAAGGACGCCACGCGGAACTGATGGCGCAATCGAACTTCATGCAGGCAGGTGGTGGCGTGGTGCTGTGCACCGCTCCCGATGGCCGTGCGCACGTGCAACTGGCTGTGCCCTTCGAGCATGCCGGCCCGTCCAACCTGATTTCCGCGCTGGAATCGCTGTTGTCGCAGATCGATATCTGGGACGAACGGCTCAACCGTGCCGAGACACGCGGCCGGCCGCCCGGGCCGCCTGCGTTTTTCATGCAGCCGGTTTAG
- a CDS encoding glutamine--tRNA ligase/YqeY domain fusion protein → MTDAANLPKTPAAPAAHPGKDRAPAAPAANFLRNQIDADLSADRFAGKRWAGEPATADVLAAAPQDPARIRTRFPPEPNGYLHIGHAKSICLNFGLARDYDGVCHMRFDDTNPEKEDQTYVNAILDVVKWLGFDWAGKGGDHLYHASDYFDVMYDAAVRLVKSGDAYVDQQSPDEMRALRGTLTEPGKDSPWRNRPVEESLTLLQEMRDGKHPDGSMALRARIDMASPNINLRDPVLYRIRHAEHHRTGSKWCIYPMYTFAHPIEDALEGITHSICTLEFEDQRPFYDWLLAKLRDNGLFQDPLPHQYEFARLNLSYVITSKRKLAQLVNEGHVSGWDDPRMPTLVGLRRRGYSPEALRLFCDRLGASKSDSWIDYSTLEQALREDLDPKVPRTVAVLRPLKLVITNYPAGQQEVCSAPVHPHHPEQGRREFPFARDLWIEQDDFMEVPVKGFFRLTPGGMVRLKYGYVVKCTGFTKNDAGEITEVQAEYLPDTKSGTPGADSVKVKGNITWIAADAAVAAEFRLYDRLFSDPQPDAGGKDFLTALNPNSVEIVQGYLEPGTVTAAGNQWQVERLGYFVADIVDSTVDHPVINRVTTLKDSWAK, encoded by the coding sequence ATGACTGACGCTGCCAACCTCCCCAAGACGCCTGCTGCTCCCGCTGCCCACCCGGGCAAGGACCGCGCACCTGCTGCGCCCGCTGCCAATTTCCTGCGCAACCAGATCGATGCCGACCTGAGCGCCGACCGCTTTGCCGGCAAACGCTGGGCCGGTGAGCCCGCCACTGCCGACGTGCTGGCCGCCGCCCCCCAGGACCCGGCCCGCATCCGCACGCGCTTCCCGCCCGAACCCAATGGGTATCTGCACATTGGTCACGCCAAGTCGATCTGCCTGAACTTCGGGCTGGCGCGCGACTATGACGGCGTGTGCCACATGCGATTTGACGACACCAACCCGGAAAAGGAAGACCAGACCTACGTCAACGCCATTCTCGATGTGGTGAAGTGGCTGGGCTTTGACTGGGCGGGCAAGGGTGGCGATCACTTGTATCACGCAAGCGATTATTTCGACGTGATGTACGACGCTGCCGTGCGCCTGGTGAAGTCGGGTGACGCGTATGTCGACCAACAAAGCCCCGACGAGATGCGCGCCCTGCGCGGCACGCTGACCGAACCCGGCAAGGACTCGCCGTGGCGTAACCGCCCGGTGGAAGAATCGCTGACGCTGCTGCAGGAAATGCGCGACGGCAAGCATCCGGACGGCAGCATGGCCTTGCGTGCGCGCATCGACATGGCGTCGCCGAACATCAACCTGCGCGATCCGGTGCTTTATCGCATCCGCCACGCCGAGCACCATCGCACGGGCAGCAAATGGTGCATCTACCCGATGTACACCTTCGCGCACCCGATCGAAGACGCGCTGGAAGGCATCACGCACAGCATCTGCACGCTGGAATTCGAAGACCAGCGTCCGTTCTACGACTGGTTGCTGGCGAAGCTTCGCGACAATGGCCTGTTCCAAGACCCCCTGCCGCACCAATACGAATTCGCCCGCCTGAACCTGAGCTACGTCATCACCAGCAAGCGCAAGCTTGCCCAGTTGGTGAACGAAGGCCATGTCAGCGGCTGGGACGATCCGCGCATGCCTACCCTGGTGGGCCTGCGTCGTCGTGGGTATTCGCCGGAAGCGCTGCGTCTGTTCTGCGATCGCCTGGGTGCGTCGAAGTCGGATTCGTGGATCGACTACAGCACACTGGAACAAGCGCTGCGTGAAGATCTGGACCCGAAGGTGCCGCGCACGGTGGCCGTGCTGCGTCCGCTGAAGCTGGTCATCACCAACTACCCGGCAGGCCAGCAGGAAGTCTGCTCGGCACCGGTGCACCCGCATCACCCGGAACAAGGCCGCCGCGAATTCCCGTTCGCACGCGATCTGTGGATTGAGCAGGACGACTTCATGGAAGTGCCGGTGAAGGGCTTCTTCCGCCTGACCCCGGGCGGCATGGTGCGCCTGAAGTACGGTTATGTGGTCAAGTGCACGGGCTTCACGAAGAACGATGCCGGCGAGATCACCGAGGTGCAGGCCGAATACCTGCCCGACACCAAGAGCGGCACGCCGGGTGCCGACAGCGTGAAGGTCAAGGGCAACATCACGTGGATTGCGGCAGACGCTGCCGTGGCCGCCGAGTTCCGCCTGTACGACCGGCTGTTCTCGGACCCGCAACCCGATGCGGGCGGCAAGGACTTCCTGACCGCGCTGAACCCGAACTCGGTGGAAATCGTGCAGGGTTATCTGGAACCGGGCACGGTCACTGCCGCCGGCAACCAGTGGCAGGTGGAACGCCTGGGTTACTTCGTCGCCGACATCGTGGATTCCACGGTCGACCATCCGGTGATCAACCGGGTAACGACGTTGAAGGATTCCTGGGCGAAGTAA
- the otnI gene encoding 2-oxo-tetronate isomerase, whose translation MPRFAANLTMMYPEHDFLDRFAAAAADGFDAVEYLFPYAYSAQELATRLSDNGLKQVLFNAPPGDWDAGERGIACLPGRQDEFRRDFTERALPYVQALKSPRVHVMAGLKPAGVDAAALRDVYLENLSWAAQQAASIGIDVLIEPINTRDMPNFFLNRQDQAHAVVTDVGASNLKVQMDLYHCQIVEGDLAMKLRQYLPTGRVGHLQIASVPERHEPSGGELNYPYLFALIDELGFDGHIGGEYRPRAGTSAGLEWFAPYRANPRAS comes from the coding sequence ATGCCTCGTTTTGCTGCCAACCTGACCATGATGTACCCGGAACACGACTTCCTCGACCGCTTCGCGGCCGCGGCAGCCGATGGTTTCGATGCCGTGGAATACCTGTTCCCGTACGCGTACAGCGCCCAGGAACTGGCTACGCGCCTTTCTGATAACGGTCTCAAGCAAGTCCTGTTCAACGCACCCCCGGGAGACTGGGATGCGGGCGAGCGTGGTATTGCGTGCCTGCCGGGTCGTCAGGACGAGTTCCGTCGTGACTTTACCGAGCGTGCCTTGCCTTACGTGCAGGCACTGAAGAGCCCGCGCGTGCATGTCATGGCTGGCTTGAAGCCCGCTGGCGTCGACGCCGCTGCACTGCGTGATGTCTATCTGGAAAACCTGAGCTGGGCTGCACAGCAGGCGGCGTCCATCGGCATCGACGTGCTGATCGAGCCGATCAACACCCGTGACATGCCCAACTTCTTCCTGAATCGTCAGGATCAGGCCCACGCCGTCGTCACCGACGTTGGCGCGTCGAACCTGAAAGTGCAGATGGACTTGTATCACTGCCAGATCGTCGAAGGCGACCTGGCCATGAAGCTGCGCCAATACCTGCCTACCGGTCGCGTCGGCCACCTGCAGATTGCCAGCGTGCCTGAACGCCACGAACCGTCGGGCGGCGAACTGAACTACCCGTACCTGTTCGCGCTGATCGACGAGCTTGGCTTTGACGGTCACATCGGCGGTGAGTACCGCCCGCGCGCTGGCACCTCTGCCGGCCTGGAGTGGTTTGCGCCTTATCGCGCCAACCCGCGCGCCAGCTGA
- a CDS encoding MFS transporter translates to MSTHAPTLATGKDTPLEKAYSKVFWRIVPFIMLCYVVAYLDRVNVGFAKLQMSQDLGFSETVFGLGAGLFFIGYFFFEVPSNAFLHRVGARVWIARIMITWGLISGCFMFVETPTQFYIARFLLGAAEAGFYPGIILYLTYWYPAHRRARIVALFMSAIPIAGIFGNPLSGWIMDTFAGVKGMAGWQWMFVIEAIPAVIVGIMVLFILRNGIRDAKWLTENEMQLLEAEVAADQKHTESNQSFGSLLKSGRVWAMCGIYFCIVMGQYALTFWMPTFIKASGITGNLKIGMISAIPFLVAVVVMNIIGRSSDKHRERRWHLIVPAVAAAVSFAIVASFAGNTVVSVIALSIAAAGVLTCSPLFWSLPTAFLSGAAAAVGIAMINSVGNLAGFVSPYLIGYLKDLTQSTASGMYLLAAVLLVGAVLIYLTPAKLVNR, encoded by the coding sequence ATGTCGACCCATGCACCGACGCTCGCAACGGGGAAAGATACCCCGTTAGAGAAAGCCTATAGCAAGGTTTTCTGGCGCATCGTCCCTTTCATCATGCTTTGCTACGTGGTTGCTTATCTTGACCGCGTGAACGTGGGTTTCGCCAAGCTCCAGATGTCGCAAGACCTGGGCTTCTCGGAAACCGTGTTCGGCCTGGGCGCAGGCTTGTTCTTCATCGGCTACTTCTTCTTTGAAGTGCCCAGCAATGCGTTCCTGCACCGCGTTGGCGCGCGGGTCTGGATCGCCCGCATCATGATCACCTGGGGCTTGATCTCTGGCTGCTTCATGTTCGTTGAAACGCCGACGCAGTTCTACATCGCGCGCTTCCTGTTGGGCGCAGCCGAAGCCGGCTTCTACCCCGGCATCATCCTGTACCTGACCTACTGGTACCCGGCGCATCGCCGTGCACGCATCGTGGCGCTGTTCATGTCGGCCATTCCGATTGCCGGCATTTTCGGCAACCCGTTGTCGGGCTGGATCATGGACACCTTCGCAGGCGTCAAGGGCATGGCAGGCTGGCAGTGGATGTTCGTGATCGAGGCCATTCCGGCCGTGATCGTCGGCATCATGGTGCTGTTCATCTTGCGCAATGGTATTCGTGACGCCAAGTGGCTGACCGAAAACGAAATGCAGCTGCTGGAAGCCGAAGTTGCCGCAGACCAGAAGCACACCGAGTCGAACCAGTCGTTCGGTTCCTTGCTGAAAAGCGGCCGCGTGTGGGCCATGTGCGGCATCTACTTCTGCATCGTGATGGGCCAGTACGCGCTGACCTTCTGGATGCCGACGTTCATCAAGGCATCGGGCATCACCGGTAACCTGAAGATCGGCATGATCAGCGCGATTCCGTTCCTGGTGGCGGTGGTCGTCATGAACATCATCGGTCGCAGCTCGGACAAGCATCGTGAACGTCGCTGGCACTTGATCGTCCCGGCCGTTGCCGCAGCAGTCAGCTTCGCCATCGTGGCCTCGTTCGCAGGCAACACCGTGGTGTCGGTGATCGCGCTGTCGATTGCTGCGGCAGGCGTGTTGACGTGCTCGCCGCTGTTCTGGTCGCTGCCGACCGCTTTCCTGTCGGGCGCTGCTGCTGCCGTGGGTATTGCAATGATCAACTCGGTGGGTAACCTCGCCGGTTTCGTCAGCCCCTACCTCATCGGTTATCTGAAGGACCTGACGCAAAGCACCGCGTCGGGCATGTATCTGCTCGCGGCTGTTCTGCTGGTTGGCGCTGTGCTGATCTACCTGACCCCCGCCAAGCTGGTCAATCGTTAA